One window of the Octopus sinensis linkage group LG9, ASM634580v1, whole genome shotgun sequence genome contains the following:
- the LOC115215693 gene encoding 60S acidic ribosomal protein P1, whose amino-acid sequence MASNNELACVYAALILADDQVTVTADKINTILKAANVAVEPYWPSLFARALDGVDIKSMLSNIGSMAAAPAGGAPAGGAAPAGDTGGAPAKEEKKEEKKEESEESDDDMGFGLFD is encoded by the exons ATGGCATCAAATAACGAGCTGGCATGCGTTTATGCTGCATTAATTCTCGCTGATGATCAAGTTACAGTCACT GCTGACAAAATCAACACGATCTTAAAAGCAGCAAATGTAGCAGTTGAACCTTACTGGCCAT CTCTGTTTGCTCGTGCTTTGGATGGTGTGGACATCAAGTCAATGCTTTCCAATATAGGCAGCATGGCAGCTGCACCTGCTGGTGGCGCACCAGCTGGTGGTGCTGCACCTGCTGGGGACACAGGTGGTGCTCCTGCCAAAG aagaaaagaaagaggagaagaaagaagaatcaGAGGAGTCGGATGACGACATGGGCTTTG gtttgTTTGACTGA